Part of the Mycolicibacterium mengxianglii genome is shown below.
TCCGCGTCAGCCCCGAGGTCTACAACGAGGTCATCGAGACCTACAAGACGCCGCTGGTCGGCCTGATGGAAGTCGGCCTGGTGGCCGCCGTCCTCTTCCACGCCCTCAACGGCGTCCGGCTGATCTTGGTCGACTTCTGGTCCGAAGGCCCCCGCCACCAGCGCAAGATGCTGGCCGCTGTGGCGGCCGTCTGGTTGCTGGTGATGGTGCCCTCACTGGTGGTGCTGGGCATGCACATGTCGGAGAGGTTCCTGTGAGCGCCCCGGATCAGCCCCGCGAACGGCCCATTGCGCCCGTTCTGGAGACCAGCTACGACCGTCCGGCAGGTCTGGACAACCCACGTGCACCGCGCCGCCCGGGTGGCATGCCGAACTTCGAGAAGTACGCCTGGCTGTTCATGCGGTTCTCGGGCATCGTGCTGGTCTTCCTGGCACTGGGCCACCTGTTCATCATGTTGATGTGGCAGAACGGCGTGTACCGGATTGACTTCAACTACGTCGCGCAGCGCTGGGCCTCGCCGTTCTGGCAGATCTGGGACCTGCTGCTGCTGTGGCTGGCTCAGCTCCACGGCGGCAACGGCATGCGCGTGATCATCGCCGACTACTCCCGTAAAGACTCGACACGGTTCTGGCTGAACTCGCTGCTGGCGCTGTCGATGATCTTCACGCTGGTGCTCGGCACCTATGTATTGCTGACGTTCGACGCGAACATCGGGGGCTAAGCCATGATTCAGGAACATCGCTACGACGTCGTGATCGTCGGTGCCGGTGGCGCCGGCATGCGGGCTGCCGTCGAGGCAGGTCCGCGGGCCCGCACCGCGGTGCTGACCAAGCTCTACCCCACCCGGTCGCACACCGGCGCGGCGCAGGGCGGCATGTGCGCCGCGCTGGCCAACGTCGAAGAAGACAACTGGGAATGGCACACCTTCGACACGGTCAAGGGCGGCGACTACCTCGCCGACCAGGACGCCGTGGAGATCATGGCCAAAGAAGCCATCGACGCGGTACTCGACCTCGAGAAGATGGGGATGCCGTTCAACCGCACCCCGGAAGGCCGCATCGATCAGCGCCGCTTCGGCGGGCATACCCGCGATCACGGCAAGGCACCGGTGCGCCGCGCCTGTTACGCCGCCGACCGCACCGGCCACATGATCCTGCAGACGCTGTACCAAAACTGCGTCAAGCACGACGTGGAGTTCTTCAACGAGTTCTACGCCCTCGACATCACCCTGACCGAGACGGCCAACGGCCCGGTGGCCACCGGCGTGGTCGCCTACGAGTTGGCGACCGGGGACATCCATGTCTTCCACGCCAAGGCGATCGTCTTCGCCACCGGCGGGTCGGGCCGGATGTACAAGACCACCTCCAACGCGCACACCCTGACCGGCGACGGCCTGGGCATCGTGTTCCGTAAGGGTCTTCCCTTGGAGGACATGGAGTTCCACCAGTTCCATCCGACCGGCCTGGCCGGCCTGGGCATCCTGATCTCCGAGGCTGTCCGTGGTGAGGGTGGCCGGCTGCTCAACGCCGACGGTGAGCGGTTCATGGAGCGCTACGCCCCGACGATCGTCGACCTGGCTCCGCGTGACATCGTGGCCCGCTCCATGGTGCTCGAGGTGCTCGAAGGCCGCGGCGCCGGACCCAACAAGGATTACGTCTACATCGACGTGCGCCACCTCGGAGCCGACGTACTCGAGGCCAAGCTGCCCGACATCACCGAGTTCGCCCGCACCTACCTCGGCGTCGATCCGGTCACGGAGTTGGTCCCGGTGTACCCGACGTGCCACTACGTGATGGGCGGCATCCCCACCACCATCACCGGGCAGGTGCTGCGCGACAACGACACCGTTGTCCCGGGGCTGTTCGCCGCCGGCGAGTGCGCGTGTGTGTCGGTGCACGGGGCCAACCGGCTGGGCACCAACTCGCTGCTGGACATCAACGTGTTCGGACGTCGTGCGGGCATCGCCGCCGCCGAATACGCGGCCGGGCACGATTTCGTCGAGCTGCCCCCGACGCCGGCATCCATGGTGGTCGACTGGGTCGGCGACATCCTCTCCGAGCACGGCCACGAGCGCGTCGCCGACATCCGCGGTGAGCTGCAGCAGTCGATGGACAACAACGCCGCGGTGTTCCGCACCGAGGAAACCCTCAAGCAGGCGCTGACCGACATCCACGCACTCAAGGAGCGCTACTCCCGAATCACCGTGCACGACAAGGGAAAGCGCTACAACAGCGACCTGCTGGAGGCAATCGAGCTCGGATTCCTCCTGGAGTTGGCCGAAGTCACCGTCGTTGGTGCGTTGAATCGCAAGGAATCTCGCGGCGGCCATGCTCGCGAGGATTACCCCAACCGCGATGACACCAACTACCTGCGCCACACCATGGCCTACAAAGAGGGTTCAGATCTGCTGAGCGACATCCGGCTGGACTACAAGCCCGTGGTCCAGACCCGGTATGAGCCGATGGAACGGAAGTACTGATCACTATGACTGCTGTTCTCGATAAGCCAGAAGCCGGCGATCCGCCGTTGCCGCCCGTCCCTGACGAGGCCGTGATGGTGACGCTGAAGATCGCCCGGTTCAACCCGGAAAACCCTGACGCAGCGGGCTTTCAGAGCTTTCGTGTGCCCTGCCTGCCGACGGACCGGCTGCTCAACCTGCTCACCTATGTCAAGAGCTACCTCGACGGCACGTTGACGTTCCGCCGGTCCTGCGCGCACGGTGTGTGCGGCTCGGATGCCATGCGCATCAACGGGGTCAACCGGCTGGCGTGCAAGGTGCTGATGCGCGACATGCTCCCCAAGAAAGCCGACAAGCAGCTCACCATCACCATCGAGCCGATCCGCGGTCTGCCCGTGGAGAAGGACCTCGTGGTGAACATGGAACCCTTCTTCGACGCCTACCGCGCCGTGAAGCCGTTCCTGATCACTAGCGGCAACCCGCCCACCCGCGAGCGGATCCAGAGTCAGACCGACCGCGCGCGTTACGACGACACCACCAAGTGCATCCTGTGCGCCTGCTGCACCACCAGTTGCCCCGTGTACTGGAGCGACGGGTCGTACTTCGGCCCCGCCGCGATCGTCAACGCGCACCGGTTCATCTTCGACTCGCGTGACGAGGCGGCAGCTGAACGGCTGGACATCCTCAACGAGGTCGACGGGGTGTGGCGCTGCCGCACCACGTTCAACTGCACCGAGTCCTGCCCGCGCGGCATCGAGGTCACCAAGGCGATCCAGGAGGTCAAGCGCGCACTGCTGTTCGCGCGCTAGACCCTGGGGTCCCCTCCGTTAGCGCTAGACCCTGGGGTCCCCTCCCACCCAGCGCGAGCGTGCGCGTCCCCGCTCAACACGCCGCCGGTTTTCCGTAGACAGCGCCCGCTCAGCGCGCTATCCACAGCGGTGGCTACCGCCGGCGGCGCACCCGTCGCAGCATCTGCGTCATGCATGGCGACATCGACGCATTGCTGCACTCGCAGGGCGGCGTCGCGACCACCGGCCAGTTACTGGACGTCATCGGCCGCGCGCGGTTCGAGTCTCAGGTCAACTCCGGCGACCTGGTGGCGGTGTGGACGGGCATCTACAGCCGCACCGAACCCACCAACGAGTTGCGGCTGCGCGGGCTGGACCTGCGTGCCGGCGAGCCGGTCGCCATCTGCCTCGGCACCGCCGCGAACGCCTATGGTTTCGGCGTCGAGGACATCAGCGATCTGCACGTCCTTACTCCCCCGGGCCACCAGCTGCGCAACAGTGACGGCCTGGTGGTGCACCGGCGCGAGGGCGCGCCACTGGCGATGGTCGAGGGTCGGCCCGCCACCGCACCCGCCTGGACGGCTGTCGAGGTGGCCCGGAATCTACATCGTCCCCGGGCACTGGCCACCCTGGATGCGGCGCTGCGCAGCGGTACCTGTGATCAACGGCAGCTGCTGCTGGCCGCCGCGCGCCAGAAGGGCCGGCGCGGAATCGTGAATGTCCGTGAGCTGATCCCCCTGGCCCGCCCCGAAGCGGAGTCACCGATGGAAAGCGAAGCGCGACTGGCGATGCACGACGGCGGGCTGCCCGACCCGGAACTCCAGTACCAGATCGTCGACCGGGACGGCAGGATCTGGCGTCGACTTTGCCTGGCCTGACTGCAGACTGGCGGTCGAGTACGACGGGTTCGATTGGCATTCCGGCCCCGACGACTTCAGTAGGGACCGCCAGAAGCAGGCTGCGTTGCACGAAGTCGGGTGGACGACGATGTCGATAGTGTCCGACGACGTGCGGCGCCTGACCCGAGAAATGGTGCGCCGCATTGATCATCGGCTCCGCCGGACGGCCGCGTGAGCGTGCGCAAACCACGAGATGCGATCGGCGCGCCGGCCGGGGACACGCACGCTCGGCCAAAGGGGTTGGTTAGAGGCGGCGGGACAGGAAGTCGTTGATCAGTGCGGCGACTTCGGTCACGGCGCTCTCCAGCAGGAAGTGTCCGCCGTCGAGTAGGTGGATCTCGGCATCGGCGGCGTCGTCGGCGAACGCACGCGCTCCGTCCGGCCCGAAGATCAGATCACCGCTGCCCCACACCGCGAGCACCGGAACCCCGCTGACGCGCAGGTACTCGTGCAGCGCCGGATAGAGCTTGGGGTTGGTCGCGTAGTCGAGAAACAGCTTGAGCTGCACCGCGTCGTTGCCCCGGCGCGACACCAGAGCGAAGTCGTGAGTCCAGGTGTCGGGACTGACGACGCTCGGATCCGCCACGCCCGTCACGTACTGCCATTTGATGGCCTCCATGGTGAGCATGGTGCGCAGGTCCGCTTCGGTCTCCGGGGTCTGCTCGCGCTGATAGTTCCACACTGCCGTCCAGCCCTCGGCGACGAATCCGGCGTCGTAGCCGTTCCCGTTCTGCGTGATGATCGCGGTGAGTGCCTGCGGGTCACGAAGCGCCAGGCGCCACCCGATCGGGGCGCCGTAGTCCTGCACGTAGATCGCGTATCTGGTGACCCCGAGCTGAGTCAGCAGACCCGCGGTGAGTTCGGCCAGCGCGTCGAAGGTGTAGTCGAACTCATCAACCGTCGGGGCGTCGGAGAAGCCGAACCCCAGCATGTCCGGCGCGATCACCCGATAGCGGTCGGCCAGGAGCGGGATCAGCTCACGGAACATGAACGAGCTGGTCGGGTAGCCGTGCAGGAGCACGAGAACCGGTGCGTCGACGTTGCCGGCCTCCCGGTAGAAGAGCCGCCGTCCGGCGACGGTGGCGTAGCGGTGATGCACTGAAACCATGACTAACCCCTTAAATCGGTTTTTCTAGTTAGCCCAGTGAACGTGGAAACATGTAACCTGTCAAGTACATCTTGGAGGTTAGTTATGGATCTGTGCACGACGACAGCCGCGGACGAGGCGCTCCTGCTCGACCTGCTCAACACCACGCCCGTGATCGACGGCGTCCCCACCGACGCCTTGGCCGACTTCGACACCGCCGCGCGCTGGATGCAGGACCACGACATCCCGGCCCGAGAGGCGGAATGGACCGCCCTGGTCAGCGCCCGTTCGACGCTGCAAGCCATCAGCCGCGGCGAGCAGTCGCCTACGACGCTGCAGCCCTTTCTGACCGCGGCACGACTGGAACCGGTCGCCCAGGAGGACGGCGTGCGCTGGCAGCTCGTCGTCGACGGCGACACCAGCGGCGCGGTGCGGGCCGCGCTCGCCTGGGACGGGTTGCGGCTCACCAGCCCCGGTCGGCTCCGGCCCTGCGCCAACACCGAGTGTCAGCTGTTCCTCATCGACCGCAGCAAGCCCAACACCGCGCGATGGTGCTCCATGGCCCTCTGTGGCAACCGAATGAAAGCCCGCAGACACTATCGGCGGGCCCGTTCCAGCGAAGAGCACTGACCCCTGTCACACTTCGGTGCGCTGTCTCGTCTACCCGGTATGACGACAACACGCATTCCCCCGGTGCCACCGCAGCGGGCTCCCCTGCTGACCCGCCTGCTGTATCGCTACGCCAAGCGGCGGTTCGGCGAAGTACCTGAACCGTTCACCGTCTACGCCCACCGCACCGGCCTCATGGTGGCGGGCGCGGTCCACGAAACGCTGCTGGAGCGCGCATCGACAACGTTGCCCACCAACGTCCGCGAGCTGGCCGTCTACTGGACCGCCCGCACCGTCGGCTGCTCATGGTGTGTCGACTTCGGTTCCATGCTGATGCGCCTCGACGGCCTGGATATGCAGCGGCTCAAGGACATCGACGACTATCAGACCTCCACGGCATTCTCCGACGACGAGCGCGCGGCGATCGCCTACGCCGACGCCATGACCACCGACCCGCACCGGATCACCGACGAGCAGGTCGCCGACCTGCGCCGCCGCTTCGGCGATGCGGGTGCCTTGGAGCTGACATATCAGATCGGCACGGAGAACATGCGGGCCCGGGTCAACAGCGCGCTGGGTATCACCGAGCAGGGCTTCAGTTCGGGCGACGCGTGCCGGGTGCCGTGGGACCCGCCGCCAACGGCGAGGCCGTGAACTTGTCGGGGTTGGCGATATCCCACACTGCCGCGACCTTCCCGTCGCGGACGGTCAGAGCGATGATGTGCGGCTGCATGGCGGGATAGCCGCCCGACGGCGGCCGGCCCGGGGTGTAGACGCCGAGGTCGCCGTTGACGAGCGCGAGCTGGGCCGAGGTGACGAAACCGGGGCCGTAGCGCGTGGCCAGCCCGAACATGAACCGGGCCACCTTGTCAGGGCCGCGGATCACCTGCACGGCAGTCGGTGCACGACGGTTCGAGTCGCCAGTGAACGTCACCTCAGGATGCAGCATCGCGACCACACCGGCCAGATCGCCGTCTGCCATCGCCACCAGCAGCCGGCCCACCAATTCGTCATGTCCGGCATGGCGCTGCGGGGCCGGGGCGTCGGCGACGAGTCGCCTTGCGCGCGAGGCGAGTTGGCGGGCCGCAGGCGCGGTACTGCCGAGCACGTCGGCCACCTCCTCGAACGGCACCCCGAACCCGTCGTGCAACACAAATGCCACCCGCTGGTCTGGGCTGAGCCGCTCCAGGACCACCATCGCCGCAAAGCGGGCGTCCTCATCAGCGACCACCGCGGCCAACGGGTCCGGTTCGTCCATGCGGGTGACCACCGGCTCGGGCAACCAGTGCCCCAGATAGGTCTCGCGCCGACGGGTCGCCGAGCGCAGCCGGTCCAGGGCGAGCCGGCTCACCACCGTCGTCAGCCAGGCCCGCGGATCGGTCACCTCGGGCCCCGACGTGTGGGTGCGTTCCCAGCGCAACCACGCGTCCTGCACCACATCCTCGGCGTCGGCAAATGTTCCGGCGAGCCGGTAAGCCACCGCCAGCAGGTGCGGCCGCAGCGCCTCGAAGTGCTCTGTGCGCCTCGCTGAGGACGTCATGAATCCGAGCGTAACCCCGCACTCGACGACACGAGCGTGCGCACAATACGTGCTGGCGGCGGCATGTCTTACGGGGACACGCACGCTCGCGGGAAGTGGGCGGGGGCAACCGGTTTCGGAGCGGCCGCGCCGGGCCGGAAAACATTCGGTCGTATCACCTCGCCGCACCCACCTGGACCGTATATTCAGCAACCATGGCAATAGCGCAACCGCCGGCCCCCGCCCCCACCGGCAAGGGCTTGCAGGCCGACGCCTTGGGACTCGTCGGCAACATCGTGATCGGGTTGGCGGCGGTCGCCCCGGCCTACAGCCTCGCCGCCACCCTGGGCTACGTGGTGCTGGCAGTCGGCGACAAAGCGCCGTCGATGTTCGTGCTGGCGTTCATCCCGATGCTCCTGGTGGCCTTCGCCTACAAGGAACTCGCCCAGGACACCCCCGACTGCGGCACCACCTTCACCTGGGGCACCAAAGCATTCGGCCCGTGGATCGGCTGGATCGGCGGCTGGGGACTGGCGGTGTCGGCAATCATCGTGCTGGCCAACGTCTCCGAGGTCGCCGCCATCTACCTGTTCAAATTCCTCGGACAGGACTCGCTGGCCGACAACCTGCCCGCCAAGGTGCTACTGGGCTCGTTCTTCATCGTCGCGATGACGCTGCTGAGCGCCCGCGGCATCGTGGTGTCCGAACGCGTCCAGAACGTGCTGATCGCCATCCAATTCGCGGTGCTGATCGTGGTCAGCGTCATCGCCTTGGCCCGGGTCGTCGCCGGGGGCGCCGGCGAGCAGGCCATCTCCCCCAGATTGTCCTGGCTGTGGCCCAGCGGACTGGATTCCTCCGCCATCGCCGCCGCCGTCATCCTGTGCATCTTCATCTACTGGGGCTGGGACGCCTGCCTGGCCGTCGGCGAAGAGACCAAGAACCCGGGCAGGACCCCGGGCATCGCGGCCGTCATCACCACGCTGATCCTGGTCTG
Proteins encoded:
- the sdhC gene encoding succinate dehydrogenase, cytochrome b556 subunit yields the protein MSTAAPAQPVKPEKPRRRTLYRGDPGMWSWVLHRITGATIFFFLFVHVLDTALVRVSPEVYNEVIETYKTPLVGLMEVGLVAAVLFHALNGVRLILVDFWSEGPRHQRKMLAAVAAVWLLVMVPSLVVLGMHMSERFL
- a CDS encoding succinate dehydrogenase hydrophobic membrane anchor subunit, translating into MSAPDQPRERPIAPVLETSYDRPAGLDNPRAPRRPGGMPNFEKYAWLFMRFSGIVLVFLALGHLFIMLMWQNGVYRIDFNYVAQRWASPFWQIWDLLLLWLAQLHGGNGMRVIIADYSRKDSTRFWLNSLLALSMIFTLVLGTYVLLTFDANIGG
- the sdhA gene encoding succinate dehydrogenase flavoprotein subunit; the encoded protein is MIQEHRYDVVIVGAGGAGMRAAVEAGPRARTAVLTKLYPTRSHTGAAQGGMCAALANVEEDNWEWHTFDTVKGGDYLADQDAVEIMAKEAIDAVLDLEKMGMPFNRTPEGRIDQRRFGGHTRDHGKAPVRRACYAADRTGHMILQTLYQNCVKHDVEFFNEFYALDITLTETANGPVATGVVAYELATGDIHVFHAKAIVFATGGSGRMYKTTSNAHTLTGDGLGIVFRKGLPLEDMEFHQFHPTGLAGLGILISEAVRGEGGRLLNADGERFMERYAPTIVDLAPRDIVARSMVLEVLEGRGAGPNKDYVYIDVRHLGADVLEAKLPDITEFARTYLGVDPVTELVPVYPTCHYVMGGIPTTITGQVLRDNDTVVPGLFAAGECACVSVHGANRLGTNSLLDINVFGRRAGIAAAEYAAGHDFVELPPTPASMVVDWVGDILSEHGHERVADIRGELQQSMDNNAAVFRTEETLKQALTDIHALKERYSRITVHDKGKRYNSDLLEAIELGFLLELAEVTVVGALNRKESRGGHAREDYPNRDDTNYLRHTMAYKEGSDLLSDIRLDYKPVVQTRYEPMERKY
- a CDS encoding succinate dehydrogenase iron-sulfur subunit; the encoded protein is MTAVLDKPEAGDPPLPPVPDEAVMVTLKIARFNPENPDAAGFQSFRVPCLPTDRLLNLLTYVKSYLDGTLTFRRSCAHGVCGSDAMRINGVNRLACKVLMRDMLPKKADKQLTITIEPIRGLPVEKDLVVNMEPFFDAYRAVKPFLITSGNPPTRERIQSQTDRARYDDTTKCILCACCTTSCPVYWSDGSYFGPAAIVNAHRFIFDSRDEAAAERLDILNEVDGVWRCRTTFNCTESCPRGIEVTKAIQEVKRALLFAR
- a CDS encoding alpha/beta fold hydrolase, whose amino-acid sequence is MVSVHHRYATVAGRRLFYREAGNVDAPVLVLLHGYPTSSFMFRELIPLLADRYRVIAPDMLGFGFSDAPTVDEFDYTFDALAELTAGLLTQLGVTRYAIYVQDYGAPIGWRLALRDPQALTAIITQNGNGYDAGFVAEGWTAVWNYQREQTPETEADLRTMLTMEAIKWQYVTGVADPSVVSPDTWTHDFALVSRRGNDAVQLKLFLDYATNPKLYPALHEYLRVSGVPVLAVWGSGDLIFGPDGARAFADDAADAEIHLLDGGHFLLESAVTEVAALINDFLSRRL
- a CDS encoding CGNR zinc finger domain-containing protein codes for the protein MDLCTTTAADEALLLDLLNTTPVIDGVPTDALADFDTAARWMQDHDIPAREAEWTALVSARSTLQAISRGEQSPTTLQPFLTAARLEPVAQEDGVRWQLVVDGDTSGAVRAALAWDGLRLTSPGRLRPCANTECQLFLIDRSKPNTARWCSMALCGNRMKARRHYRRARSSEEH
- a CDS encoding carboxymuconolactone decarboxylase family protein; amino-acid sequence: MTTTRIPPVPPQRAPLLTRLLYRYAKRRFGEVPEPFTVYAHRTGLMVAGAVHETLLERASTTLPTNVRELAVYWTARTVGCSWCVDFGSMLMRLDGLDMQRLKDIDDYQTSTAFSDDERAAIAYADAMTTDPHRITDEQVADLRRRFGDAGALELTYQIGTENMRARVNSALGITEQGFSSGDACRVPWDPPPTARP
- a CDS encoding sigma-70 family RNA polymerase sigma factor, whose product is MTSSARRTEHFEALRPHLLAVAYRLAGTFADAEDVVQDAWLRWERTHTSGPEVTDPRAWLTTVVSRLALDRLRSATRRRETYLGHWLPEPVVTRMDEPDPLAAVVADEDARFAAMVVLERLSPDQRVAFVLHDGFGVPFEEVADVLGSTAPAARQLASRARRLVADAPAPQRHAGHDELVGRLLVAMADGDLAGVVAMLHPEVTFTGDSNRRAPTAVQVIRGPDKVARFMFGLATRYGPGFVTSAQLALVNGDLGVYTPGRPPSGGYPAMQPHIIALTVRDGKVAAVWDIANPDKFTASPLAAGPTAPGTRRPN
- a CDS encoding APC family permease codes for the protein MAIAQPPAPAPTGKGLQADALGLVGNIVIGLAAVAPAYSLAATLGYVVLAVGDKAPSMFVLAFIPMLLVAFAYKELAQDTPDCGTTFTWGTKAFGPWIGWIGGWGLAVSAIIVLANVSEVAAIYLFKFLGQDSLADNLPAKVLLGSFFIVAMTLLSARGIVVSERVQNVLIAIQFAVLIVVSVIALARVVAGGAGEQAISPRLSWLWPSGLDSSAIAAAVILCIFIYWGWDACLAVGEETKNPGRTPGIAAVITTLILVCTYVLVAYAVQSFAGFGDTGIGLSNEENSDDVLTILGEPVAGAVAASLLLLTVSISGLSSTQTTILPTARGTLSMAVYEAIPKRFASVHPRYMTPAFGTIVMGLAALVFYLVLSFLSENALADSVASLGLAVAFYYGVTAYACVWYFRRTLFESARNLFFRGIFPLLGALAMTWAFIQSAVDMIAPDYGYTAFGPVGGVFVLGVGMLVLGIPLMLACFAFGTKRFFRGETLTATTEVKVPDVL